The proteins below are encoded in one region of Pseudonocardia sp. DSM 110487:
- a CDS encoding ATP-dependent DNA helicase: MPTATKKPGTELPGVAELLEAAVTAVGGTRREGQDAMAQAVRKALVTGEHVAVQAGTGTGKSLAYLVPAIHHAVGKGATVVVSTATIALQRQLVDRDLPRLAKALKPLLGRAPTFAILKGRRNYLCLNKLNGGDDTDPGDELFDPFAISAMGRAVKRIHEWADTTEMGDRDELVPGVQDSVWRQVSVTARECLGVAKCPVGEDCFAEKARGVAGQADIVVTNHALLAIDALEGRPVLPEHDVVVVDEAHELVDRVTGVATAELTAGMIAATARRLGKLVDQAIADRLAEAGEGLGLVLDDLPPGRWESLPVAAAGALSAVRDAAASCKQSLGSDRREDPEAAAGRKIAMASLDEVADTAVRLIGAFDEADPAKRHDVIWLAEQGPDASRHKSLHAAPLWVGGLLRERLFGRSTVVLTSATLALGGNFDALARQWGLPPEKAAAEKTDDPVPDPDAPKWSGLDVGSPFAHAKSGILYVAKRLPPPGRDGLPPSYLDEIAGLVEAAGGRTLGLFSSMRAAKQAAEAMRGRLDTPVLCQGEDSTMQLVEKFAADEATSLFGTLSLWQGVDVPGPSLSCVIIDRIPFPRPDDPLVAARQRATDARGGNGFLSVSATHAALLLAQGAGRLLRGMEDRGVVAILDSRLATARYGGFLRASLPPFWATDDREKVHGALRRLRGV, encoded by the coding sequence GTGCCTACCGCAACAAAAAAGCCTGGGACGGAACTGCCAGGAGTTGCGGAGCTGCTCGAAGCAGCCGTCACCGCCGTCGGAGGCACGCGCCGCGAGGGGCAGGACGCGATGGCGCAGGCCGTCCGCAAGGCCCTCGTCACCGGCGAACACGTGGCCGTGCAGGCAGGCACGGGCACCGGCAAGTCGCTCGCCTACCTGGTGCCCGCCATCCACCACGCCGTCGGCAAGGGCGCGACGGTCGTCGTCTCCACGGCCACGATCGCGCTGCAGCGCCAGCTGGTCGACCGCGATCTCCCCCGCCTCGCGAAGGCCCTCAAGCCGCTGCTGGGCCGCGCGCCGACGTTCGCGATCCTCAAGGGCAGGCGCAACTACCTGTGCCTCAACAAGCTGAACGGCGGCGACGACACCGACCCCGGCGACGAGCTGTTCGACCCGTTCGCGATCTCCGCGATGGGCAGGGCGGTGAAGCGGATCCACGAGTGGGCCGACACCACCGAGATGGGCGACCGCGACGAGCTCGTGCCCGGCGTGCAGGACTCGGTGTGGCGCCAGGTGTCGGTCACCGCGCGCGAGTGCCTCGGGGTGGCGAAGTGCCCGGTCGGCGAGGACTGCTTCGCGGAGAAGGCCCGCGGGGTGGCCGGGCAGGCCGACATCGTCGTCACCAACCACGCCCTGCTCGCGATCGATGCGCTCGAGGGGCGGCCGGTGCTGCCCGAGCACGACGTCGTGGTCGTCGACGAGGCGCACGAGCTGGTCGACCGCGTCACCGGGGTGGCAACGGCCGAGCTCACCGCGGGGATGATCGCGGCCACCGCTCGGCGGCTCGGCAAGCTCGTCGACCAGGCGATCGCCGATCGGCTCGCCGAGGCGGGCGAGGGCCTCGGGCTCGTGCTGGACGACCTGCCGCCCGGGCGCTGGGAATCGCTGCCCGTTGCCGCGGCGGGTGCGCTCTCCGCCGTCCGCGACGCCGCGGCCTCCTGCAAGCAGTCGCTCGGCTCCGACCGCAGGGAGGACCCGGAGGCCGCGGCCGGCCGCAAGATCGCCATGGCGTCCCTCGACGAGGTGGCCGACACCGCCGTACGGCTGATCGGGGCGTTCGACGAGGCCGACCCGGCCAAGCGGCACGACGTCATCTGGCTGGCCGAGCAGGGCCCGGACGCCTCCCGCCACAAGTCGCTGCACGCGGCGCCGCTGTGGGTGGGCGGGCTGCTGCGGGAGCGGCTCTTCGGCCGCTCCACCGTGGTGTTGACCTCCGCCACGCTCGCGCTCGGCGGCAATTTCGACGCGCTGGCCCGGCAGTGGGGGCTGCCGCCGGAGAAGGCGGCAGCGGAGAAGACCGACGACCCCGTGCCCGACCCGGACGCCCCGAAGTGGTCCGGCCTCGACGTCGGCTCGCCGTTCGCCCACGCCAAGAGCGGCATCCTCTACGTCGCCAAGCGGCTCCCCCCGCCCGGCCGCGACGGCCTGCCGCCGTCGTACCTCGACGAGATCGCCGGGCTCGTCGAGGCCGCGGGCGGGCGCACGCTCGGGCTGTTCTCCTCGATGCGGGCCGCGAAGCAGGCCGCCGAGGCGATGCGCGGCCGGCTCGACACACCCGTGCTGTGCCAGGGCGAGGACTCCACCATGCAGCTGGTGGAAAAGTTCGCCGCCGACGAGGCCACGTCGCTGTTCGGCACGCTCTCACTGTGGCAGGGCGTCGACGTGCCGGGCCCTTCGCTGTCGTGCGTGATCATCGACCGCATCCCGTTCCCGCGGCCAGACGACCCGCTCGTCGCGGCCCGGCAGCGCGCCACCGACGCCCGCGGCGGCAACGGGTTCCTGTCGGTCTCGGCCACTCACGCGGCGCTGCTGCTCGCACAGGGCGCGGGGCGCCTGCTGCGCGGGATGGAAGATCGCGGCGTCGTCGCGATCCTCGACTCCCGCCTTGCCACCGCCCGCTACGGCGGCTTCCTGCGGGCGAGCCTGCCCCCGTTCTGGGCCACCGACGACCGGGAGAAGGTGCACGGCGCCCTGCGTCGACTGCGGGGCGTCTGA
- a CDS encoding nicotinamidase, whose amino-acid sequence MMRALIVVDVQNDFCEGGSLAVDGGAAVAAAISGHLRTAAYDHVVATRDHHVDPGAHFSATPDFVDSWPPHCRAGTPGASFHPELDVAPIEAVFSKGEHAAAYSGFEGAEPGGSGLADWLRSRGVDSVEVVGIATDHCVRATALDAAKAGFETKVLLDLCAGVSRETTDRALKEMQAAGVQLT is encoded by the coding sequence CTGATGCGTGCCCTGATCGTCGTCGATGTGCAGAACGACTTCTGCGAAGGCGGTTCACTGGCCGTCGACGGGGGTGCCGCGGTCGCGGCGGCGATCTCCGGCCACCTGCGCACCGCCGCATACGACCACGTGGTCGCCACCCGCGACCACCACGTCGACCCCGGCGCACACTTCTCCGCCACCCCCGACTTCGTCGACAGCTGGCCACCGCACTGCCGGGCGGGAACTCCGGGTGCGTCGTTCCACCCGGAGCTGGACGTGGCCCCGATCGAGGCCGTGTTCAGCAAGGGTGAGCACGCCGCCGCCTACTCCGGGTTCGAGGGAGCCGAGCCCGGAGGCAGCGGTCTGGCCGACTGGCTGCGCTCCCGCGGCGTCGACAGCGTGGAGGTGGTCGGGATCGCCACCGACCACTGCGTGCGCGCCACCGCCCTCGACGCCGCGAAGGCGGGCTTCGAGACGAAGGTGCTCCTCGACCTGTGCGCAGGCGTATCCCGGGAGACGACGGACCGGGCCCTGAAGGAGATGCAGGCGGCGGGCGTCCAGCTGACATGA
- a CDS encoding Mov34/MPN/PAD-1 family protein: MLVIRRDLVDEIVAHARRDHPDEACGVIAGPEGSDRPERFIPMLNAARSPTFYEFDSGDLLRLYRDMDSRDEVPVVIYHSHTATEAYPSRTDISYASEPYAHYVLVSTREPAVTNKTGHEFRSFRIVDGVVTEEDVEVVESYMFSHTGADDVPDHA; encoded by the coding sequence GTGCTGGTGATCCGACGCGATCTCGTGGACGAGATCGTGGCCCACGCCCGCCGGGACCACCCCGACGAGGCGTGCGGTGTCATTGCCGGCCCCGAGGGATCCGACCGTCCGGAGCGGTTCATCCCGATGCTGAACGCCGCCCGCTCGCCCACGTTCTACGAGTTCGACTCGGGCGACCTGCTGCGGCTCTACCGCGACATGGACTCCCGGGACGAGGTGCCCGTGGTGATCTACCACTCGCACACGGCCACGGAGGCCTACCCGTCGCGCACCGACATCTCCTACGCCTCCGAGCCCTACGCGCATTACGTGCTCGTGTCGACGCGCGAGCCCGCTGTGACCAACAAGACCGGCCATGAGTTCCGGTCGTTCCGGATCGTGGATGGCGTGGTCACCGAGGAAGACGTCGAGGTCGTGGAGAGTTACATGTTCTCGCACACGGGTGCTGACGACGTCCCGGACCACGCCTGA
- a CDS encoding SDR family NAD(P)-dependent oxidoreductase codes for MGTWDLSDVPDQQGRRVVVTGAGSGLGLVVARELAKRGARVVMAARDVAKAGRHRAGLLAEHPAATVDVLPLDLLEPASIRAFAAAVTAEPVDALLNVAGIGGTPLRYNARGWESQFATNHLGHFALTTLLLDALSRGWEPRVVTVASAMYRYGKLDLDRDDHLTGGRRYSPMRAYARSKLANMLFGLELDRRLRSTCSPVRSVLAHPGMACTPMNTDRCHTLLDRLVAPLTSAVARAPEDAALPILYAATVPELEGGTFVGPRTEFRGPMRVTRLPVRPPASDVDLAERLWAMSEELTGTRSAVLSGAG; via the coding sequence GTGGGCACATGGGACCTGAGCGACGTCCCCGATCAGCAGGGCCGGCGCGTCGTCGTCACCGGAGCCGGCAGCGGGCTCGGCCTCGTCGTCGCCCGCGAGCTCGCGAAGCGCGGAGCGCGGGTGGTCATGGCGGCGCGCGACGTCGCCAAGGCCGGCCGGCACCGCGCGGGCCTGCTGGCCGAGCACCCGGCGGCCACCGTCGACGTCCTGCCGCTCGACCTGCTCGAACCCGCGTCGATCCGGGCCTTCGCCGCCGCCGTCACGGCCGAGCCGGTCGACGCGCTGCTCAACGTGGCCGGGATCGGGGGCACTCCCCTGCGCTACAACGCGCGGGGGTGGGAGAGCCAGTTCGCGACCAACCACCTCGGGCACTTTGCGCTCACCACGCTCCTGCTCGACGCGCTCAGCCGCGGGTGGGAGCCGCGCGTGGTCACGGTCGCCTCCGCGATGTACCGGTACGGGAAGCTCGACCTGGACCGGGACGACCACCTGACCGGCGGACGGCGGTACTCCCCCATGCGCGCCTACGCGCGCTCGAAGCTCGCCAACATGCTGTTCGGGCTGGAGCTCGACCGCAGGCTGCGCTCCACCTGCTCCCCGGTGCGCAGCGTGCTCGCCCACCCCGGAATGGCCTGCACACCGATGAACACCGACCGCTGCCACACGCTGCTCGACCGCCTCGTCGCGCCGCTCACGTCCGCCGTGGCCCGCGCCCCAGAGGACGCCGCACTGCCGATCCTGTACGCGGCCACCGTGCCGGAGCTCGAGGGCGGCACGTTCGTCGGACCGCGCACCGAGTTCCGCGGCCCGATGCGCGTCACCCGCCTCCCGGTGCGCCCGCCCGCGAGCGACGTCGACCTCGCCGAACGCCTGTGGGCGATGTCCGAGGAGCTCACCGGCACCCGCTCGGCCGTCCTCTCGGGGGCGGGCTAG
- a CDS encoding nicotinate phosphoribosyltransferase, whose product MTGSPSSAGVSTALFTDRYELTMAAAALADGTANRHCVFEVFARRLPEGRRYGVVAGTGRLLESIERFRFGEEELAMLEGVVDDDTLSWLGDYRFSGDIDGYPEGELYFPGSPILTVTGTFADAVLLETLVLSILNHDSAVASAAARMVTAAAGRPIIEMGSRRTHEAAAVASARATYLAGFTTTSNLEAQRRHGIPTAGTAAHAWVLLHDDELTAFTNQVKALGPDTTLLVDTYDIRRGVERAVEAAGTGLGAIRIDSGDLGELARQARDQLDALGATGTKIVLSGDLDEYAIASLRAEPVDSYGVGTSVVTGSGAPTAGMVYKLVEVDGRPVAKRSESKESHGGRKSAVRRYKPTGTAIEEVVHMATAPPGIGPHDRVVPIPLVRGGEQVPGLPTLEESREHLRAALVSVPWEGLKLSRGEPALPTVFEGI is encoded by the coding sequence ATGACTGGCAGTCCGTCGTCGGCCGGGGTGTCCACCGCCCTGTTCACCGACCGTTACGAGCTGACCATGGCGGCCGCAGCGCTCGCCGACGGCACCGCGAACCGGCACTGTGTGTTCGAGGTGTTCGCGCGCAGGCTGCCCGAGGGACGCCGCTACGGCGTGGTCGCGGGCACCGGCCGCCTGCTGGAGTCGATCGAGCGGTTCCGGTTCGGCGAGGAGGAGCTCGCGATGCTGGAGGGCGTTGTCGACGACGACACACTGTCCTGGCTGGGCGACTACCGCTTCTCCGGCGACATCGACGGCTATCCGGAGGGCGAGCTGTACTTCCCCGGGTCACCGATCCTCACCGTCACCGGCACGTTCGCCGACGCGGTGCTGCTCGAGACGCTCGTGCTGTCCATCCTCAACCACGACAGCGCCGTCGCGTCGGCCGCCGCCCGGATGGTCACCGCCGCCGCGGGCCGGCCGATCATCGAGATGGGCTCGCGGCGCACCCACGAGGCCGCCGCCGTGGCGTCCGCACGGGCCACCTACCTCGCCGGGTTCACCACCACATCCAACCTGGAGGCCCAGCGCAGGCACGGCATCCCCACCGCGGGCACCGCCGCGCACGCGTGGGTGCTGCTGCACGACGACGAGCTGACGGCGTTCACCAACCAGGTGAAGGCGCTCGGGCCGGACACCACGCTGCTCGTGGACACCTACGACATCCGCCGCGGGGTCGAGCGGGCGGTGGAGGCGGCGGGCACCGGGCTCGGCGCGATCCGGATCGACTCGGGCGACCTCGGCGAGCTCGCCCGCCAGGCGCGCGACCAGCTCGACGCGCTGGGCGCCACCGGCACGAAGATCGTGCTGTCCGGCGACCTCGACGAGTACGCGATCGCCTCGCTGCGCGCCGAACCCGTCGACTCGTACGGCGTCGGCACCTCGGTCGTCACCGGCTCGGGCGCGCCGACCGCCGGGATGGTCTACAAGCTGGTCGAGGTCGACGGCAGGCCGGTCGCCAAGCGCAGCGAGTCGAAGGAGTCGCACGGCGGCCGCAAGTCGGCCGTGCGCCGGTACAAGCCGACGGGAACCGCGATCGAGGAGGTCGTGCACATGGCCACCGCGCCGCCGGGGATCGGGCCGCACGACCGGGTCGTCCCGATCCCGCTGGTCCGGGGTGGCGAGCAGGTGCCGGGTCTGCCCACCCTCGAGGAGTCCCGCGAGCACCTGCGCGCCGCGCTGGTGTCCGTACCGTGGGAGGGCCTCAAGCTCTCCCGCGGCGAGCCCGCCCTGCCCACCGTGTTCGAGGGGATCTGA
- a CDS encoding thioesterase family protein encodes MTSTQVLLPPTSYPVLLEHDARYSDLDPSRRIGRDALVRWFEDARVAVERTRFGADLTGRMRLLLASVRVDVLAPLRVTGSYRIGLGVTHVGTSSFAYSYGVFADDECVATGESVSVHSSDGRPAPLPASVRAALEELRVEGPRVERPEPDPARRVREAYPFRLDVRTRFGDLDTNRHVNNVRLAGWYLDGLAELHLDVLGYPTGGPLDGLAPSTLSVQYLDEVHYPGIYQLRVGVVELDDTTARYACGLFDGPRCIGLADAVGTHRVLDENGVVGDLSALLEPFRMRKV; translated from the coding sequence GTGACATCCACGCAAGTTCTGCTCCCCCCGACGTCCTACCCCGTGCTGCTCGAGCACGACGCCCGCTACAGCGACCTGGACCCGAGCCGTCGCATCGGCAGGGACGCGCTCGTGCGGTGGTTCGAGGACGCCCGCGTCGCCGTGGAGCGCACCCGGTTCGGCGCCGACCTGACCGGCCGCATGCGCCTGCTGCTCGCTTCCGTGCGCGTCGACGTGCTCGCTCCCCTGCGCGTCACCGGCAGCTACCGCATCGGCCTCGGCGTGACGCACGTCGGCACCTCGTCCTTCGCGTACTCCTACGGCGTCTTCGCCGACGACGAATGCGTGGCCACCGGCGAGTCGGTCAGCGTGCACTCCTCGGACGGCCGCCCGGCCCCGCTGCCCGCGTCCGTCCGGGCTGCGCTCGAGGAGCTGCGGGTCGAGGGCCCGCGCGTCGAGCGCCCCGAGCCCGATCCGGCCCGGCGGGTGCGCGAGGCCTACCCGTTCCGGCTCGACGTGCGCACCCGCTTCGGCGACCTCGACACCAACCGGCACGTGAACAACGTCCGGCTCGCGGGCTGGTACCTCGACGGCCTCGCCGAGCTGCACCTCGACGTGCTCGGCTACCCCACCGGCGGCCCGCTGGACGGCCTCGCGCCGAGCACCCTGTCGGTGCAGTACCTCGACGAGGTGCACTACCCGGGCATCTACCAGCTGCGGGTCGGCGTGGTGGAGCTCGACGACACCACGGCCCGCTACGCATGCGGCCTGTTCGACGGCCCCCGCTGCATCGGCCTCGCGGACGCGGTAGGCACCCACCGCGTGCTGGACGAGAACGGCGTGGTAGGCGACCTGAGCGCCCTACTGGAACCGTTCCGGATGCGAAAGGTCTAA
- the clpS gene encoding ATP-dependent Clp protease adapter ClpS has product MAAPLPAPTRQVEPDLAENTTADVPWQAIVWNDPVNLMSYVTYVFQKLFGYPEPKATALMLDVHHKGKAAVSSGDKDKIEADVAKLHAAGLWATMQKQ; this is encoded by the coding sequence ATGGCCGCGCCGCTACCCGCACCCACGCGCCAGGTGGAGCCGGACCTCGCTGAGAACACAACGGCCGACGTCCCCTGGCAGGCGATCGTCTGGAACGATCCCGTCAACCTGATGTCCTACGTCACATACGTGTTCCAGAAGCTCTTCGGCTATCCCGAGCCCAAGGCCACCGCCCTGATGCTCGACGTGCACCACAAGGGCAAGGCGGCGGTGTCGTCGGGGGACAAGGACAAGATCGAGGCGGACGTCGCGAAGCTGCACGCCGCCGGTCTCTGGGCCACCATGCAGAAACAATGA
- a CDS encoding MarR family winged helix-turn-helix transcriptional regulator, with protein sequence MSGPRSAPALVEQVMAVAMAIVQELKGAVRELGLSESVAHLVWVLDPDAEPVPLRQVAEQLRCDPSNVTLLSDQLEKKGLAERRPHPADGRVRTLVLTPEGVATRRRLLELVQLRSPLAALDGEQQRQLQSLLSAAMAARKG encoded by the coding sequence ATGTCCGGTCCCCGGTCCGCTCCAGCACTCGTCGAACAGGTGATGGCGGTGGCCATGGCGATCGTGCAGGAACTGAAGGGGGCCGTGCGCGAGCTCGGACTGAGCGAGTCGGTCGCCCATCTCGTCTGGGTGCTCGACCCCGACGCCGAGCCGGTGCCGCTGCGGCAGGTCGCCGAACAGCTGCGCTGCGATCCGTCGAACGTCACCCTGCTCAGCGACCAGCTCGAGAAGAAGGGTCTCGCCGAGCGCCGCCCGCACCCCGCCGACGGGCGCGTCCGGACGCTCGTGCTCACCCCCGAGGGTGTGGCCACGCGCCGCAGACTCCTCGAGCTCGTGCAGCTCCGCTCACCGCTCGCGGCACTCGACGGGGAGCAGCAGCGGCAGCTCCAGTCGCTGCTCTCGGCGGCCATGGCGGCCCGGAAGGGCTGA
- a CDS encoding peptidyl-tRNA hydrolase, whose amino-acid sequence MTEELSGTGLADRPAVSVLAPLAARYAGRGAPVSDGVVRAMPVVLRLERPPAARTPVLEAAAAAALAVCLDPRSRPGGEWHDTVAVWVGTQIRKIARRARGAHWAAVQELPGVTWEVDGAQARALLPGPVDDVPRVVSRLQIGGTELEPDEPGPPPTGAPVIWVNAGLNLTVGKAAAQVGHASMLYAAANDLTEVPPFAARNADAGRWERLCAAVGRGEAVAVRDAGFTEVAPGTITCIATAT is encoded by the coding sequence GTGACCGAGGAACTGTCCGGGACCGGGCTCGCCGACCGACCGGCCGTCAGTGTGCTCGCGCCGCTCGCGGCCCGCTACGCCGGGAGAGGAGCTCCGGTGTCGGACGGCGTCGTGCGCGCGATGCCGGTCGTCCTGCGTCTGGAGCGTCCACCGGCCGCCCGCACGCCGGTACTCGAGGCAGCGGCCGCCGCGGCGCTCGCGGTGTGCCTCGACCCGCGCTCGCGGCCGGGAGGCGAGTGGCACGACACCGTCGCGGTCTGGGTGGGCACGCAGATCCGCAAGATCGCCCGCAGGGCCCGCGGCGCCCACTGGGCGGCCGTGCAGGAGCTCCCGGGCGTGACGTGGGAGGTGGACGGCGCGCAGGCGCGGGCGCTGTTACCCGGCCCGGTGGACGACGTGCCCCGCGTCGTGTCCCGGCTGCAGATCGGCGGCACCGAGCTCGAACCCGACGAGCCGGGCCCGCCCCCGACGGGCGCTCCCGTCATCTGGGTGAACGCAGGCCTGAACCTGACCGTCGGCAAAGCGGCCGCGCAGGTGGGGCACGCCTCGATGCTGTACGCCGCGGCCAACGACCTCACGGAAGTGCCACCGTTCGCGGCGCGGAACGCCGACGCGGGACGGTGGGAGCGGCTGTGCGCCGCGGTCGGCCGCGGTGAGGCGGTCGCCGTTCGGGACGCGGGCTTCACCGAGGTGGCGCCCGGCACGATCACCTGCATCGCCACGGCGACCTGA
- a CDS encoding MoaD/ThiS family protein — MAVTVSIPTILRTHTGGEKAVEAKGSTVAEVIDDLDSRHSGIAKRLVNNGNLHRFVNIYVDDEDVRFAGGLEAPVGENSTVTILPAVAGGMR, encoded by the coding sequence ATGGCCGTCACCGTGTCCATTCCGACCATCCTGCGCACCCACACCGGCGGCGAGAAGGCCGTCGAGGCGAAGGGGAGCACCGTCGCCGAGGTGATCGACGACCTCGATTCCCGCCACAGCGGCATCGCCAAGCGCCTGGTGAACAACGGAAACCTGCACCGCTTCGTGAACATCTACGTCGACGACGAGGACGTGCGCTTCGCCGGCGGGCTCGAGGCACCGGTGGGGGAGAACTCCACCGTGACCATCCTTCCCGCCGTCGCGGGTGGCATGCGCTGA
- a CDS encoding iron-siderophore ABC transporter substrate-binding protein — MRFRIAALVAVLLVIAGCSAPSSSASVAEPAPVEGFPVTIEHALGTTTITAPPTRIVALSFEEDVLSQVGVAVVGRTENYYAPGALQPWQEGHVDPRVVALGGPDGLDLEKVAALAPDLILATNHYELDSVYEGLSAIAPTVGYRTGWGEATWQDTARVIGRAVGKEAEVEQRIREVDGSVAALAAELPGLSGKTFSSVFYHDAGQFTVDTNPEGHTAKLLGQLGMVMSPRIVADVVNRSVGAEQMGLIDADLVRLGYASDQLRTQLAASPLFHALPAVRDGRVFESDVFGATAGNNPTLLNVPWQLEQQRAVLERVAASLGAP; from the coding sequence GTGAGGTTCAGGATTGCCGCGCTGGTGGCGGTGCTGCTCGTGATCGCCGGGTGCTCGGCGCCGTCGAGCTCCGCTTCGGTGGCGGAACCGGCGCCGGTCGAGGGCTTCCCGGTCACCATCGAGCACGCGCTCGGCACCACCACGATCACCGCACCGCCCACCCGGATCGTCGCGCTGTCCTTCGAGGAGGACGTGCTCAGCCAGGTGGGTGTGGCAGTGGTGGGGCGCACCGAGAACTACTACGCCCCGGGTGCCCTCCAGCCGTGGCAGGAGGGGCACGTCGATCCGAGGGTCGTCGCGCTGGGCGGCCCGGACGGGCTCGACCTGGAGAAGGTGGCAGCGCTGGCCCCTGACCTCATCCTCGCCACCAACCACTACGAGCTCGACAGCGTGTACGAGGGCCTGAGCGCGATCGCCCCGACCGTCGGGTACCGGACGGGCTGGGGGGAGGCCACCTGGCAGGACACCGCGCGTGTGATCGGCCGGGCGGTCGGCAAGGAGGCCGAGGTCGAGCAGCGGATCCGCGAGGTCGACGGGTCGGTGGCCGCGCTGGCGGCCGAGCTCCCCGGCCTGTCCGGGAAGACGTTCAGCTCGGTCTTCTACCACGACGCCGGCCAGTTCACCGTCGACACGAACCCCGAGGGGCACACCGCGAAGCTGCTCGGGCAGCTCGGCATGGTGATGTCCCCGCGGATCGTCGCCGACGTCGTGAACCGGTCCGTCGGCGCGGAGCAGATGGGCCTGATCGACGCCGACCTCGTACGGCTCGGCTACGCCTCGGACCAGTTGCGCACGCAGCTCGCCGCGAGCCCGCTGTTCCACGCGCTGCCCGCGGTGCGCGACGGCCGGGTGTTCGAGTCCGATGTCTTCGGCGCGACCGCAGGCAACAACCCCACCCTGCTCAACGTGCCGTGGCAGCTGGAGCAGCAGCGAGCGGTGCTGGAGCGCGTGGCGGCGTCCCTAGGAGCGCCCTGA
- a CDS encoding DUF2017 domain-containing protein — MNGWKKAGRGGKARLAGTFDPQEAAVLRGLVDEVRQMLAGRSADNPADELAVLTGMRTGPSTRPDDRVLARLLPDFSTDDPDLSAGMRSLHEPELIEAKDAAAALVLDTLPDDGGRVELTTEQADAWLAALNDVRLALGTALDVSEDMPEDLPVDDPRAAHLGVYHWLTYVQDSLVQARMQFRG, encoded by the coding sequence ATGAACGGCTGGAAGAAGGCAGGCCGCGGCGGCAAGGCGCGGCTCGCGGGCACGTTCGACCCCCAGGAGGCCGCCGTCCTGCGCGGGCTGGTCGACGAGGTCCGGCAGATGCTCGCCGGGCGCTCCGCCGACAACCCCGCCGACGAGCTCGCGGTGCTCACGGGGATGCGCACCGGCCCGTCGACCCGCCCCGACGACCGGGTGCTCGCCCGGCTGCTCCCCGACTTCTCCACCGACGACCCCGACCTGTCCGCCGGCATGCGCTCGCTGCACGAGCCCGAGCTGATCGAGGCGAAGGACGCCGCGGCGGCGCTGGTGCTCGACACCCTCCCCGACGACGGGGGCCGCGTGGAGCTCACCACCGAGCAGGCCGACGCCTGGCTCGCCGCCCTCAACGACGTGCGGCTCGCGCTGGGCACCGCGCTCGACGTCAGCGAGGACATGCCCGAGGACCTCCCCGTCGACGACCCGCGGGCCGCGCACCTCGGCGTCTACCACTGGCTCACCTACGTGCAGGACTCGCTGGTACAGGCGCGAATGCAGTTCCGCGGCTGA
- a CDS encoding SelT/SelW/SelH family protein translates to MPAPRLEITYCTQCRWLLRAGWTAQELLTTFPADLGEVALVPGTGGVFQVRLDDDMLWDRAAEGGFPELARLKQLVRDRVAPDRGLGHSDRRDLPQVE, encoded by the coding sequence ATGCCCGCCCCGCGCCTGGAGATCACCTACTGCACGCAGTGCCGCTGGCTGCTCCGCGCCGGATGGACGGCCCAGGAGCTGCTCACGACGTTCCCAGCCGACCTCGGCGAGGTCGCGCTGGTGCCCGGCACCGGCGGCGTGTTCCAGGTGCGGCTCGATGACGACATGCTGTGGGACCGCGCCGCCGAAGGCGGCTTCCCCGAGCTCGCCCGGCTCAAGCAGCTCGTGCGCGACCGGGTGGCGCCCGACCGCGGCCTCGGCCACTCCGACCGGCGGGATCTCCCGCAGGTCGAGTAG